From Topomyia yanbarensis strain Yona2022 chromosome 1, ASM3024719v1, whole genome shotgun sequence, one genomic window encodes:
- the LOC131677653 gene encoding platelet binding protein GspB codes for MEFKILNVSAVRTVPTATHFTSMGRGNSYAAGFQAFAGERIIRSIPYSIPAVSHHYGNAFAPDGEEEDGAESEDDSSSHRINLAHPVGIADDSDGEYYYEEEVDEDVEMSPAIEVISIDPNCDYDSEEEEEIRCAAERRLTTTAFAIEHSLEQSSSVVGETVVECDNAVVDVETDVINALENDNIEPELQNIHCDSDGEDSDSSSSSGSSSSNSSSNSASSSSSDSSSDNDSSDRSTSSASSTDSESTSTACSPSGEFHTDHKNAEELQKANVARVMERRKIMAIERSRRRNSTNRKSFSLPQSPVAAVDSNNWAHEATSLSFEDLDVSAIVSELSPLKAPVRTCMTDDKLIEELAERNFDLTSYITEEDPTDSSASLGKPHVNRKNLEQPTQSENSPVKKQPRSRGKQIKILRELMISPMSSTYDSGGTRRSCTNKARRIVENTDSESEESEAEADSRACGKIFGLEQLPGKAKRKDDDTKADPTWNPNVTNGVKTTYKSTVQGPKLSTVTTTVTPASTVKPENSEEKSVKNNGSIKRTNSIANNKTKIRSAGSQLARNKMLSLMSKNKLPRHPTKQKPTGNSQSKSTGKVPDDQGRKKPPTASNIKLDHDYCSPKRKPNTSSSASSATQRKAIEIPFLLPTMDQMKQKKKLAKSEKKRHDVPDKKDNTGNNCDKKSSPKKETNGPTQAKVYCETETTTNVVRETETTTTLASVGTEVLVKDEEKEHIAVTDPPLAHPQPPKQISLLKINQNKPNGVQTVGATSTSEIPKSETQSINATSSTSNECIVKIKKKLNLQEYKKRRELPTEDVTAPAVAAVESNSSISSSSTITSTPTSKEDLLVGLKDTQVSGQQLLLLNGAGRQANIKTPLDPISAAKLKALRMQQLKKEAAIKSTEAKTIPKTVSTMVPLAEITSIKFDEHGQPVPYDKNIEEIGGDLKLHVDYEEIIIVSMGCNTEVSINPKESNKDTVNIKNSASNLPEKNIARSELLSNITDTIKRCQSSASTIISSSSLISSIHEMVIKKKSCDKNGSLEDQASKQFVTGGQANQQGSPNIGVSPPNAFSPGKPEKAAGSYEQSPSFDYDETQLQQSVVNTKPVEHGEDKIIMHLRKDRQRPICVSIAVQTLSLDRFPELKKLSPVKVKERTVSRSSCGSTQRNCNRQVTEKNRDRSHRQYRRRYSRCSSSESEVRIRSANSHRSRNKRSSSRRSRSRRSSSRRRSQSRSRSYRRRSRSSSHRRRDSASSDRRSRYRRDLSRSRREQNSRRRTYRSETPSYSDSSFSSYSRSRSRSSRSRSSSRSSSRARTQLRNEFRRAGVSPERKIVYVGRLEPTLKRDDLKRKFMHFGRIKQVTLHYKESGAKYGFVTFERPADAYKAIDASGSDPNLCVYDVSFGGRRAFCRTEYADLDGDLSHDQEPIPYLAPDGTFVLTPNPLNVLPRKDEGESFEDMLKKLKKEIISKKPRKS; via the exons atggaatttaaaaTACTTAACGTGTCGGCTGTTAGGACAGTACCAACTGCAACACACTTCACCAGTATGGGGCGTGGTAATAGCTATGCAGCTGGGTTCCAGGCTTTTGCTGGAGAAAG GATAATTCGTAGTATACCGTACAGCATCCCCGCTGTCAGTCATCACTACGGCAATGCATTTGCACCTGATGGCGAAGAAGAAGATGGAGCCGAATCAGAAGATGATAGTAGTAGTCACAGGATCAACTTGGCACATCCGGTTGGCATTGCCGATGACAGTGATGGGGAATACTATTATGAAGAGGAAGTTGAT GAGGATGTCGAAATGTCACCAGCCATCGAGGTTATTTCCATAGATCCAAACTGTGATTATGATtcggaagaagaagaagaaatacGGTGTGCTGCTGAGCGGAGGCTAACGACGACCGCGTTCGCCATAGAACACTCTTTGGAACAGTCATCGTCAGTGGTTGGTGAAACTGTCGTTGAATGTGATAACGCAGTAGTGGACGTGGAAACTGATGTGATAAATGCTCTGGAAAACGATAACATTGAACCAGAGTTGCAAAATATTCATTGCGATTCGGATGGGGAAGATTCGGATAGTAGTAGCAGTAGCGGCAGCAGTAGTAGTAATAGTAGTAGCAATAGTGCTAGTAGTAGCAGCAGCGACAGCAGCAGTGACAATGATAGCAGTGATCGGAGTACAAGTAGTGCTTCTAGTACTGATAGCGAATCAACCTCAACAGCATGCAGTCCTTCGGGAGAGTTTCACACTGATCACAAAAATGCAGAAGAGCTACAGAAAGCAAACGTTGCACGAGTTATGGAACGTCGTAAAATAATGGCCATCGAGCGCTCGAGGCGGAGAAATAGCACTAACCGAAAATCTTTTTCGCTCCCGCAATCCCCGGTCGCGGCTGTTGACAGCAATAATTGGGCTCATGAAGCGACGAGTCTCAGTTTCGAAGATCTCGACGTGTCAGCAATTGTGAGTGAGCTGAGTCCGTTGAAAGCTCCGGTACGTACATGCATGACTGATGACAAGCTGATAGAAGAGTTGGCTGAGAGAAATTTTGATCTGACTTCCTATATCACGGAAGAGGATCCGACTGATTCCTCAGCTTCGTTAGGCAAACCACATGTGAACAGAAAAAACCTAGAGCAGCCCACGCAATCGGAAAATTCTCCTGTAAAAAAACAACCCAGATCCCGCGGTAAGCAAATAAAAATTCTGCGTGAACTAATGATCTCTCCCATGTCTAGTACTTACGATTCGGGGGGAACACGCAGAAGTTGCACCAACAAAGCTCGCCGAATAGTAGAAAATACTGACTCGGAATCGGAGGAGTCCGAAGCGGAAGCTGACAGTAGAGCTTGTGGGAAAATTTTCGGTTTGGAGCAGCTGCCCGGAAAAGCAAAACGAAAGGATGATGACACCAAAGCCGACCCGACTTGGAATCCTAACGTAACGAACGGTGTAAAAACTACATACAAATCAACAGTGCAGGGTCCAAAATTATCGACGGTGACAACAACAGTTACACCGGCTTCAACTGTTAAACCTGAaaatagtgaagaaaaatcagttAAAAATAACGGGAGCATCAAACGAACGAACAGTATCGCCAACAACAAAACCAAGATACGTAGCGCTGGATCGCAATTGGCACGCAATAAAATGCTTTCATTGATGTCGAAAAATAAGTTACCAAGACATCCTACCAAACAGAAACCCACTGGCAACAGTCAATCCAAATCAACGGGTAAAGTCCCGGATGATCAGGGCAGAAAGAAACCTCCAACAGCTTCGAACATCAAGCTCGATCATGACTATTGTTCACCGAAGAGAAAACCTAACACAAGCTCATCCGCGTCATCAGCAACACAGCGTAAAGCAATTGAAATTCCTTTCCTGCTACCTACAATGGATCAGATGAAACAGAAAAAGAAACTCGCAAAAAGTGAGAAAAAACGGCATGATGTCCCTGATAAAAAAGATAATACGGGTAACAACTGTGATAAGAAAAGTAGTCCAAAAAAGGAGACTAATGGACCAACTCAAGCAAAGGTTTATTGCGAAACTGAAACTACTACTAACGTGGTTCGTGAAACCGAAACTACTACCACTCTGGCATCTGTGGGGACTGAAGTTCTAGTAAAAGATGAAGAAAAGGAACATATAGCAGTCACAGATCCCCCCCTAGCACATCCTCAACCTCCTAAACAAATTTCGTTACTGAAAATCAATCAGAACAAACCGAATGGAGTGCAAACTGTCGGAGCGACATCAACCAGTGAGATACCTAAGTCTGAAACACAATCGATCAATGCAACCAGTAGTACCAGTAATGAATGTattgttaaaataaaaaagaaacttaATCTGCAGGAATACAAAAAACGACGTGAACTACCAACAGAAGATGTCACAGCACCAGCCGTAGCTGCTGTGGAAAGCAATAGTAGCATCAGTAGCAGCTCAACTATCACTAGTACACCAACCAGTAAAGAAGATTTGCTCGTGGGACTAAAGGACACTCAAGTGAGTGGACAGCAATTATTGTTATTAAACGGTGCTGGTCGTCAAGCTAATATCAAAACACCACTTGATCCAATTTCGGCGGCTAAACTGAAAGCCCTGCGAATGCAGCAACTCAAGAAAGAGGCGGCGATCAAATCAACCGAAGCAAAGACCATTCCAAAGACTGTTTCCACCATGGTTCCGCTCGCGGAGATAACTTCGATTAAATTCGATGAACATGGGCAGCCTGTGCCCTATGATAAAAATATAGAGGAAATTGGCGGCGATTTAAAACTGCACGTGGACTATGAGGAAATTATAATCGTGTCAATGGGGTGCAACACAGAAGTTTCCATCAATCCTAAGGAATCAAACAAGGACACTGTAAACATAAAAAATTCAGCCTCCAACCTACCCGAGAAGAATATTGCCAGAAGTGAGCTTCTCTCAAACATTACAGACACCATAAAACGGTGTCAATCTTCTGCCTCAACTATTATTTCCAGTAGTTCGTTGATTTCCAGCATTCACGAGATGGTGATAAAAAAGAAATCTTGCGATAAAAATGGATCGTTAGAAGATCAAGCTAGCAAACAGTTCGTTACTGGCGGACAGGCCAATCAGCAGGGATCACCGAATATTGGTGTTTCTCCACCTAATGCCTTCTCACCGGGTAAACCTGAGAAGGCAGCTGGCTCATATGAGCAATCACCCTCGTTTGACTACGACGAGACACAATTGCAGCAGTCAGTGGTAAACACTAAGCCAGTTGAACATGGCGAGGACAAGATCATCATGCATTTACGCAAAGATCGGCAGCGGCCCATATGTGTTTCGATAGCTGTACAAACTTTATCGCTGGATCGGTTTCCAGAGCTAAAAAAACTATCTCCTGTCAAAGTTAAGGAAAGAACTGTATCCCGCAGCAGTTGTGGGTCAACTCAACGCAACTGTAATCGCCAGGTGACGGAGAAGAATCGCGACCGTTCTCACCGACAATATCGAAGACGTTACAGTAGGTGTTCCTCTTCGGAGTCGGAAGTGCGGATAAGATCTGCGAACTCACACCGAAGTAGAAACAAGCGATCGTCGTCCCGACGAAGCCGTAGTCGGCGTAGCAGCTCTCGCCGGAGATCCCAATCGCGATCCCGATCCTATCGGCGTCGTAGTCGCAGCAGTTCGCACCGTCGTCGAGACAGTGCTTCATCGGATAGGCGTTCACGCTACAGGAGGGATCTCTCTCGCAGCCGTCGTGAGCAGAACAGCAGGAGACGAACATATCGCAGTGAGACTCCAAGCTATTCCGACAGCAGTTTTTCGTCCTACTCTCGATCGAGGTCCCGTTCGTCTAGGTCTCGTTCTTCGTCACGATCGTCCTCCCGAGCGAGGACCCAGCTACGCAACGAATTTCGCAGAGCAGGAGTTTCACCTG AACGTAAGATTGTCTACGTAGGTCGTTTGGAACCAACGCTGAAGCGGGACGATCTGAAACGAAAGTTCATGCACTTTGGACGTATTAAACAAGTAACACTTCACTACAAAGAGTCCGG TGCCAAATACGGTTTCGTGACATTCGAAAGGCCCGCTGATGCATATAAAGCCATTGATGCAAGTGGAAGTGATCCTAACCTGTGTGTGTACGACGTTAGCTTTGGAGGTCGTCGAGCATTCTGCCGAACAGAATACGCTGATTTAG ATGGTGACCTCTCGCATGATCAGGAGCCTATACCGTATCTAGCCCCTGATGGTACCTTTGTTTTGACGCCAAATCCGCTTAACGTTCTTCCACGCAAGGACGAAGGTGAGTCGTTCGAGGATATGCTGAAGAAGTTGAAGAAGGAGATTATTTCCAAAAAGCCACGCAAATCCTGA
- the LOC131677659 gene encoding nucleoplasmin-like protein: MADEYFYGATLKEGSKTVTWDPDNKADGYPRTHKLIIKQCILGHEAAADEFNVVQVETMTIRDTLRTPIAVLKVGESRQCRLDLEFSDSPVTFTLIEGKGPVHIHGQHLLGSLVEEFEDMEEMEEEVPEEEEDDEDDDEEGGPQKKKQKLTNNSKGKPNAAPAGSNSAKNSKKK, from the exons ATGGCCGATGAATATTTCTATG GAGCTACCTTGAAGGAAGGTAGCAAGACAGTGACCTGGGACCCAGACAACAAAGCCGACGGTTACCCGAGGACACACAAGCTAATTATCAAGCAGTGCATTCTCGGCCACGAGGCAGCAGCGGATGAGTTCAACGTGGTACAGGTTGAGACAATGACCATCCGGGACACGCTGCGTACCCCGATTGCAGTGTTGAAGGTCGGTGAATCTCGGCAGTGTCGGCTGGATCTGGAATTTTCGGATTCACCCGTCACGTTCACGTTGATCGAAGGCAAGGGGCCGGTGCACATTCACGGACAGCACTTGCTTGGATCGCTAGTTGAAGAGTTTGAAGACATGGAAGAGATGGAGGAGGAAGTACCAGAGGAAGAAGAAGACGATGAAGATGACGATGAGGAGGGCGGCCCACAGAAAAAGAAGCAAAAGTTGACGAACAATTCAAAGGGCAAACCAAACGCTGCCCCGGCTGGCAGCAATAGCGCCAAAAATAGCAAAAAGAAATAA